Proteins encoded in a region of the Oscillospiraceae bacterium MB24-C1 genome:
- a CDS encoding SpoIIE family protein phosphatase — MSISATASSRLFGRLREATGPLEQIGAAIIGFVMSGASIMLTAAPFGVAWAGAAPPDQAIASAVGATLGYLFLLKGNGTLRYMACLVLLLALRWAFSFISKARMHVFSPLLASATIATTGLAIAISGDRNLYGFVMVFCETAITATAGILFAKSYRALREGTGLTRTNGVCTGIWLAVIYMGLSAFTVAGISPARVCALAVILCCGCFAGSGFSAAAAVTAGLAAALAGEPQLLAVFCAGGLAAGIFAPLGRLGAAAAMTVAAMLALIAQNNAGPATTLFIECMLAAAILMIIPASLLRRLGLARAADSAEGEMIRRVVISQLSRTRHALCDIASVTGQVSEKLDALNGDPIESVLAKACAKVCKSCKDSPRCWQSNYEETADALNHVFAVARSGHKAVMADFPTHFKCLHTEKLLAAINDQTGGYLNRRAEKRHAAQLRSVSSDQFSGMGLLLASLQEQLSEYTSAPVTTTDAISKYLAAKNCEAGSICCYLDAQQHVSLLIELPLHKVSRLLPPETTADLSEIVSQELSEPETLCEGAIARLFWTAKAHYALETAFVQRAANQNRFCGDSCSVITRAQSRAVLLLSDGMGVGSPAAVDATMTTSLLERLLKAGADFTAALRLVNAALLSGGGEERLCTVDAALLDLYTCRLDIFKAGAAPTFILRQGRCAKVESPSLPAGILSGAEAKHTTLSLSEGDLIIMISDGLLDSGGDWISSQLIALADRPLEQMCEELLETASARRITDHEDDMTVLAARVIAA, encoded by the coding sequence ATGTCTATTTCCGCCACCGCTTCTTCACGTCTGTTTGGCAGGCTGCGCGAGGCCACCGGACCGTTGGAGCAGATCGGCGCTGCCATAATCGGCTTTGTTATGAGCGGCGCTTCCATCATGCTCACCGCCGCCCCGTTTGGGGTGGCATGGGCGGGCGCTGCGCCGCCCGATCAGGCTATCGCCTCCGCCGTCGGAGCAACTCTCGGCTATCTGTTTTTGCTAAAAGGCAACGGCACGCTGCGTTATATGGCCTGCCTAGTACTTTTGTTGGCGCTGCGCTGGGCCTTTTCATTCATCTCAAAGGCACGCATGCACGTTTTTTCGCCTCTGCTCGCTTCGGCAACCATCGCCACCACCGGGTTGGCCATTGCTATTTCAGGGGATCGAAATCTCTATGGTTTTGTCATGGTTTTTTGTGAGACGGCCATTACCGCCACAGCTGGCATTTTGTTTGCAAAATCCTACCGCGCGCTGCGCGAGGGTACCGGCCTCACCCGAACAAACGGCGTCTGCACCGGCATCTGGCTGGCAGTAATTTATATGGGGCTAAGTGCCTTTACAGTGGCAGGGATCTCCCCCGCTCGCGTCTGTGCCCTAGCTGTCATTTTATGCTGCGGCTGCTTTGCCGGCTCGGGCTTTAGTGCCGCTGCCGCTGTCACGGCGGGCTTGGCCGCCGCCCTTGCAGGCGAGCCACAACTTTTGGCCGTATTTTGTGCAGGCGGATTAGCCGCAGGTATTTTTGCACCGCTCGGACGCCTTGGTGCCGCCGCCGCCATGACTGTCGCCGCAATGCTAGCGCTGATTGCACAAAACAACGCAGGTCCGGCAACAACATTGTTTATTGAGTGCATGTTGGCTGCGGCCATTCTGATGATCATACCAGCCTCGCTTCTGCGCCGGCTGGGGTTGGCTCGCGCCGCCGACTCGGCCGAAGGCGAAATGATACGGCGGGTGGTCATATCACAGCTTTCACGCACCCGTCATGCCCTGTGCGACATCGCTTCAGTCACCGGCCAAGTCTCAGAAAAACTTGACGCTTTAAACGGCGACCCCATTGAGTCGGTTCTGGCAAAGGCCTGTGCCAAGGTTTGTAAGAGCTGCAAAGATTCACCCCGATGCTGGCAGAGTAATTACGAGGAAACCGCCGATGCGCTAAACCATGTTTTTGCGGTGGCTCGTAGTGGCCACAAGGCAGTTATGGCAGATTTCCCAACACACTTCAAGTGCTTACACACCGAAAAGCTGCTGGCCGCCATCAACGATCAAACCGGCGGTTATTTAAACCGTCGCGCCGAAAAGCGGCACGCCGCGCAGTTGCGCAGCGTCTCTAGCGATCAGTTCAGCGGAATGGGGCTGCTGTTAGCTTCGCTGCAGGAACAGCTCAGCGAATATACCAGCGCGCCTGTAACCACTACCGACGCCATCTCCAAATATTTAGCCGCCAAAAACTGCGAAGCCGGGTCAATCTGCTGCTACCTTGACGCGCAGCAGCATGTCAGCCTTTTAATTGAACTACCGTTACATAAGGTGTCGCGCCTGCTACCGCCGGAGACAACCGCCGATCTGTCCGAGATTGTGTCACAGGAGCTTTCAGAGCCCGAAACGCTGTGCGAGGGTGCCATTGCCCGCCTGTTTTGGACAGCAAAAGCGCATTACGCGCTCGAAACAGCTTTTGTCCAGCGCGCCGCTAACCAAAATCGATTCTGCGGAGACAGCTGCAGCGTCATTACTCGTGCGCAGAGCCGCGCCGTGCTGCTGTTAAGCGATGGCATGGGGGTAGGCAGCCCCGCAGCAGTTGACGCCACTATGACCACCTCGCTTTTAGAGCGGCTCTTAAAGGCTGGCGCGGATTTTACCGCTGCGCTGCGCTTGGTCAACGCCGCCCTGCTTTCTGGCGGCGGAGAGGAGCGATTGTGTACCGTGGACGCTGCGCTATTGGATCTATACACCTGTCGGCTGGATATTTTTAAGGCGGGCGCAGCCCCGACCTTTATTCTGCGACAGGGCCGCTGTGCCAAGGTGGAATCGCCCTCGTTGCCCGCGGGCATTCTCAGCGGGGCCGAAGCTAAACACACAACGCTTTCACTATCCGAGGGGGACCTTATCATTATGATTTCAGACGGCCTGCTCGACTCGGGCGGCGACTGGATCTCTTCTCAGCTCATTGCGCTGGCAGACCGCCCATTGGAGCAGATGTGTGAGGAACTGCTCGAAACCGCGTCGGCAAGACGCATCACCGATCATGAGGACGACATGACGGTATTGGCTGCCCGGGTGATCGCCGCGTAA
- the gltX gene encoding glutamate--tRNA ligase: MIDHSHPRTRFAPSPTGYMHVGNLRTALYAYLAAKADENGVFILRVEDTDQERFVEGAMDVIYQTLKETGLVWDEGPDVSGPVGPYIQSDRKSIYEKYAQQLIDQGDAYYCFCDKERLDEMKTLQRASNIAPKYDRHCLSLSKEEIADKLKAGVPHVIRQRIPDSGTVTFHDEIREGITVECNTLDDQVLIKADGMPTYNFANVVDDHLMGITTVIRGTEYLSSAPKYNLLYQAFGWEIPKYLHCPPVMKDATQKLSKRNGDASYQDLVAKGYLKEAVLNYIALLGWSPRSGQEIMTLDEMKKDFSIYDVSKSPAIFDPIKLNYVNAEYIRRMSPEQFLEVALPWMKQAVKREDVDFALLAEALHPRCEVLGDIPPQLDFIDALPDYDIALYTSKKMKTNPEVALDSLKQVRPILEGIESFTVTNIHDTLFALIEKLGCKNGIILWPLRVAVSGKQFTPGGGIEIAAAIGKTDALSRIDAGIKKLEAAVK; encoded by the coding sequence ATGATCGACCACAGCCATCCGCGCACACGTTTTGCACCCAGCCCCACCGGATATATGCATGTAGGCAACCTGCGCACGGCGCTCTATGCTTATCTTGCCGCCAAAGCCGATGAAAACGGCGTGTTTATACTCAGGGTGGAAGACACCGACCAAGAACGCTTTGTGGAAGGTGCCATGGATGTGATCTATCAGACCCTCAAAGAGACCGGGCTGGTCTGGGATGAGGGCCCCGACGTAAGCGGACCGGTCGGACCATATATCCAGTCGGATAGAAAGAGCATCTACGAGAAATATGCCCAGCAGCTCATCGACCAGGGCGATGCGTATTACTGTTTTTGTGACAAAGAGCGTCTCGATGAAATGAAGACGCTACAGCGCGCTTCAAATATTGCCCCCAAATATGACCGCCACTGCCTGTCGCTTTCCAAGGAAGAGATTGCGGACAAGCTCAAGGCCGGTGTGCCGCATGTTATCCGTCAGCGCATTCCAGACAGCGGTACCGTCACTTTTCACGATGAAATCCGCGAGGGTATCACCGTTGAGTGTAATACGTTGGACGACCAGGTGCTGATCAAGGCCGACGGTATGCCCACCTATAACTTTGCAAATGTTGTGGATGATCATCTCATGGGCATCACGACCGTTATTCGCGGTACCGAATATCTGTCCTCTGCGCCTAAATATAATCTGTTGTATCAGGCGTTCGGGTGGGAGATCCCCAAATATCTGCACTGTCCGCCGGTTATGAAGGATGCGACTCAGAAGCTTTCAAAGCGCAATGGTGACGCCTCTTATCAGGATCTGGTGGCCAAGGGCTATTTAAAAGAAGCAGTGCTCAACTATATTGCGCTGCTCGGCTGGAGCCCACGTAGCGGGCAGGAAATTATGACGCTCGACGAGATGAAAAAGGATTTTTCGATCTACGACGTCTCAAAATCCCCGGCAATTTTTGACCCTATCAAGCTTAACTACGTCAACGCCGAATATATTCGCCGCATGTCGCCTGAGCAATTTTTAGAGGTTGCACTGCCGTGGATGAAGCAGGCTGTCAAGCGTGAGGATGTTGACTTTGCGCTGTTGGCCGAGGCGCTGCACCCCCGCTGTGAGGTGTTGGGCGATATTCCCCCGCAACTTGATTTTATCGACGCGCTACCGGACTACGACATCGCACTTTACACCTCAAAAAAGATGAAAACGAACCCCGAAGTGGCGCTGGATTCTCTAAAACAGGTTCGCCCGATTCTTGAGGGTATAGAAAGCTTTACCGTTACAAACATTCACGATACGTTATTTGCCCTCATCGAAAAATTAGGTTGCAAAAATGGCATCATTCTCTGGCCGCTGCGCGTTGCAGTCAGCGGCAAGCAGTTTACTCCCGGTGGCGGCATTGAGATTGCAGCCGCTATAGGCAAAACCGACGCACTTTCACGTATTGACGCCGGAATCAAAAAGCTTGAAGCGGCAGTAAAATAA
- a CDS encoding late competence development ComFB family protein: protein MYRNVMERLVEAKVDRLWKNHTGCTCARCREDVIALALNNLPPKYVVSDAGALFVKMTQLENINEVEITRQVAAAMKVVDESPHHDE from the coding sequence ATGTATCGCAATGTGATGGAAAGGCTCGTTGAAGCTAAAGTTGACAGACTTTGGAAAAACCACACAGGATGCACCTGCGCGCGATGCCGCGAAGATGTGATCGCCTTAGCACTCAACAATCTGCCGCCGAAATATGTTGTCAGCGACGCAGGCGCGCTCTTTGTAAAAATGACGCAGCTTGAAAATATCAATGAAGTCGAAATTACCAGGCAGGTAGCCGCTGCGATGAAAGTCGTAGACGAGTCGCCTCACCATGACGAATAA
- a CDS encoding PLP-dependent aminotransferase family protein, with product MQYTISDNMNGVQGSIIRELFKLAKDPNMIAFGGGNPSSESFPVDAIAKITAQAFKEDAVSVLQYGLSEGYTPLRETMKKHLAKVEGIDFEENELLIVSGGQQAADLATKVLVNRGDVILTEEPAFVGCLNTFRSYGAKLVGVPVESDGINVDKLEEALKANDNVRFLYTIPSFQNPSGITMSAQKRKKVFELCQKYDVMIFEDNPYSELRFSGESQKPIKALDTDGRVVYAGSFSKVMAPAFRLGFIVFNKALTSRFTVAKQCTDVHSTVLFQYIVNEYMTKHDYQAHIDHTREIYRRKCDIMLGEMEKKFHSSVSFNRPEGGLFVMAFLPEGMDSYPFVQEGIKRGVYCVPGVAFMVDGDKPNNGFRMNYSTPSDEQIVKGVDILGKLTHEWFK from the coding sequence ATGCAATACACGATTTCCGACAACATGAATGGTGTTCAGGGTTCCATTATTCGCGAACTTTTTAAGCTGGCCAAGGACCCCAACATGATTGCATTTGGCGGCGGTAATCCTTCTTCCGAGTCGTTCCCCGTCGATGCCATTGCCAAAATAACTGCCCAAGCGTTTAAAGAGGATGCCGTTTCGGTGTTGCAGTACGGCTTGTCAGAGGGCTACACTCCCTTGCGCGAGACGATGAAAAAGCATCTTGCTAAGGTCGAAGGCATTGATTTTGAAGAAAACGAACTATTGATCGTCTCCGGCGGGCAACAGGCCGCCGACCTTGCTACCAAGGTGCTGGTTAACCGCGGCGACGTCATTCTAACCGAAGAGCCGGCCTTTGTTGGCTGCTTGAACACCTTTCGCTCCTATGGGGCTAAGTTGGTTGGCGTACCGGTAGAAAGCGACGGCATTAATGTCGATAAGTTGGAAGAAGCGCTTAAAGCCAACGACAACGTACGCTTTTTGTATACCATCCCCAGCTTTCAAAACCCGAGCGGCATCACCATGTCGGCTCAAAAGCGTAAAAAGGTCTTTGAACTGTGCCAAAAGTATGACGTCATGATCTTTGAAGATAACCCTTACAGTGAGTTGCGTTTCAGTGGGGAGAGCCAAAAGCCCATTAAGGCGCTGGATACCGATGGCCGGGTTGTTTATGCCGGCAGTTTTTCAAAGGTAATGGCACCGGCCTTCCGCTTGGGATTTATCGTGTTTAATAAAGCCCTCACCAGCCGGTTCACAGTTGCTAAGCAGTGTACAGACGTACACTCCACCGTTTTGTTCCAGTACATCGTCAACGAATACATGACAAAGCACGATTATCAGGCGCACATCGACCACACCCGCGAAATTTACCGCAGGAAATGTGATATCATGTTGGGCGAGATGGAGAAGAAGTTCCATTCTTCTGTGTCTTTCAACCGGCCGGAAGGCGGACTTTTCGTTATGGCGTTCTTGCCTGAGGGCATGGATTCCTATCCCTTTGTGCAGGAAGGTATTAAGCGCGGTGTTTACTGCGTGCCGGGCGTCGCCTTTATGGTGGACGGAGATAAGCCCAACAACGGCTTTAGAATGAATTATTCCACCCCAAGCGATGAGCAGATCGTAAAGGGTGTAGATATTTTGGGTAAGCTGACACACGAGTGGTTTAAATAA
- the trpS gene encoding tryptophan--tRNA ligase has product MAEEISTQQVSEKKKIVLSGIQPSGLITIGNYLGAVKNWAEIQENYNCLFMVANLHATTVRQDPVALRRNTLEAYAMLLACGVDPQRSIVFIQSHNPHHTELMWALNCYTQFGELSRMTQFKDKSARYADNINAGLFTYPTLMAADILLYQAHYVPVGEDQRQHVELTRDIAQRVNGVMGNVFTMPECLFPKAGAKIMALTDPTKKMSKSDPNPKSYVAVLDPRDTIVKKLKSAVTDSGSGIHRGEGKEGIANLMTIYSAFTKKSDEEIMREFDGKGYGEFKVAVGETVADTLAPVKAEFDRLIADKAYLEGCYTDGVQKAMHFSRRTRDKVYKKMGFSL; this is encoded by the coding sequence ATGGCTGAAGAAATCAGCACCCAACAGGTTTCTGAAAAGAAAAAAATTGTGCTTTCGGGCATACAGCCCTCAGGGCTTATAACCATCGGAAATTATCTTGGCGCGGTAAAAAATTGGGCCGAAATCCAGGAAAATTATAATTGCCTATTTATGGTCGCCAACCTACACGCCACCACTGTGCGACAGGACCCCGTCGCGCTGCGTAGAAATACGCTGGAGGCGTATGCCATGCTGCTGGCTTGCGGCGTCGATCCGCAGCGTAGCATCGTGTTTATCCAGAGCCACAACCCACACCATACCGAGCTGATGTGGGCGCTCAACTGCTACACCCAGTTCGGTGAGCTCTCGCGTATGACCCAGTTTAAGGATAAATCGGCGCGTTACGCCGATAACATCAATGCCGGACTGTTTACCTATCCGACGCTTATGGCGGCAGATATTCTCTTGTATCAGGCACACTATGTGCCGGTGGGTGAGGATCAGCGGCAGCACGTCGAGCTGACCCGTGACATCGCCCAGCGCGTCAACGGTGTGATGGGCAATGTGTTTACGATGCCGGAGTGCCTGTTCCCTAAAGCGGGTGCAAAGATTATGGCACTGACCGACCCGACCAAGAAAATGAGTAAGTCCGACCCCAATCCCAAGTCTTATGTTGCAGTGCTTGACCCCCGAGATACCATCGTCAAAAAGCTTAAAAGCGCTGTTACTGATTCGGGCAGCGGTATCCATCGCGGCGAGGGCAAAGAGGGGATTGCAAACCTCATGACCATCTACTCAGCGTTCACCAAAAAGAGCGACGAGGAGATTATGCGTGAGTTTGATGGTAAGGGCTACGGCGAATTTAAGGTGGCGGTGGGAGAAACGGTGGCCGATACGTTGGCGCCTGTTAAGGCGGAGTTTGACCGCCTGATAGCCGACAAGGCTTATCTTGAGGGGTGCTATACCGACGGCGTACAAAAGGCGATGCATTTTTCACGGCGTACCCGAGATAAAGTCTATAAAAAGATGGGATTTTCGCTGTAA
- the hrcA gene encoding heat-inducible transcriptional repressor HrcA — MALDKRKMLILEAVVEQFIRTGEPVGSKFVAHAMQNAVSSATIRNDMVMLEEAGYLEQPHTSSGRVPTHMGYRLYIDEMMKTRPLTAVERAEIDALFNIRNADPDQLLEDAAVALAEVTRLATISTTMIPATVTVRHIEIIPAGPRTVVILLIASSGVIKNKVCRVDFNVTQPIVDFFVNFADTQLVGRSLEEITASYISGVSVSLGEYARLFMPVFAALYDLVREINEGQYFTKGITNLLEYAELTPGAYELLSFIERRKEMLDLIGSNDTPVQIMIGHESATSQLAESSVIIARYNIGQSAAGAIGIIGPTRMDYAGLIPHLEYFAETLGKLLSETYNA; from the coding sequence ATGGCATTGGATAAACGTAAGATGCTTATTCTTGAAGCGGTTGTTGAGCAGTTCATCCGCACGGGCGAACCGGTAGGCTCTAAATTTGTAGCACATGCGATGCAAAATGCCGTTTCCTCCGCCACTATCCGCAACGATATGGTTATGCTTGAGGAAGCAGGTTATTTGGAGCAGCCCCATACGTCTTCTGGCAGGGTGCCCACCCATATGGGGTATCGACTTTACATCGATGAAATGATGAAGACCCGTCCACTGACCGCTGTCGAGCGCGCTGAGATTGACGCACTGTTCAACATCAGAAACGCTGATCCCGACCAGTTATTAGAGGATGCTGCGGTCGCTTTGGCCGAAGTGACGAGGCTGGCGACTATTTCTACTACGATGATTCCCGCGACCGTAACGGTACGTCACATTGAGATTATCCCCGCGGGGCCGCGTACGGTGGTCATTTTGCTTATCGCTTCATCAGGTGTTATTAAAAATAAGGTCTGCCGGGTAGATTTTAACGTCACGCAACCAATTGTTGATTTTTTTGTGAATTTTGCAGACACCCAGCTAGTTGGGCGAAGTCTTGAAGAAATTACTGCATCCTATATCAGCGGTGTCAGCGTCTCTTTAGGAGAATATGCACGGCTATTTATGCCGGTTTTTGCTGCGCTTTATGATTTGGTACGTGAGATTAACGAAGGGCAGTATTTTACGAAAGGCATTACCAATCTGTTGGAATATGCGGAGCTTACACCCGGTGCTTATGAGTTGCTGAGCTTTATCGAACGCCGAAAGGAAATGTTAGATTTAATCGGCTCAAACGATACGCCCGTTCAGATTATGATCGGTCACGAATCGGCGACGAGCCAGCTGGCCGAAAGCTCGGTGATCATCGCGCGTTATAACATCGGACAGAGCGCGGCGGGTGCCATTGGCATCATTGGGCCAACGCGAATGGACTACGCGGGATTAATACCGCATCTGGAATATTTTGCAGAGACACTAGGCAAGCTTTTAAGCGAGACTTATAACGCCTGA
- the grpE gene encoding nucleotide exchange factor GrpE — MADKEKVTPQQAENIEHNAGPAEKEKVEKEVTAEAKAQEKTNETKAKDKAPERTELEKLQDDYAALNDKYLRLMAEYDNFRKRSQRERDAIYPEATAAAATVFLTVADNFERALAAECADAEYKKGTELTYQSLMDAFSKLKIEKFGESGDAFDPNRYNAVMHVEDDSVGSETVVEVFQKGYQMGDRIIRHAMVTVAN, encoded by the coding sequence ATGGCAGACAAGGAGAAGGTCACGCCGCAGCAGGCAGAGAATATCGAGCACAACGCCGGGCCGGCCGAAAAAGAAAAGGTTGAAAAAGAAGTAACCGCAGAGGCAAAGGCTCAAGAAAAAACCAACGAGACAAAGGCTAAAGATAAGGCGCCCGAAAGAACCGAGCTTGAAAAGCTGCAGGACGATTATGCGGCGTTAAATGATAAATATCTTCGGTTAATGGCGGAATATGACAACTTTAGAAAGCGCAGTCAGCGCGAGCGCGACGCCATTTATCCTGAGGCAACAGCCGCCGCCGCCACCGTGTTTCTCACGGTTGCGGATAATTTTGAACGGGCGCTGGCCGCTGAATGTGCCGATGCTGAATATAAAAAGGGTACCGAGCTGACCTACCAGTCGCTGATGGATGCCTTTTCTAAACTGAAGATCGAAAAATTTGGTGAGTCTGGAGACGCCTTTGACCCCAACCGTTACAACGCGGTGATGCATGTCGAGGATGACAGTGTCGGAAGCGAGACGGTGGTCGAGGTTTTCCAAAAGGGCTATCAAATGGGCGATCGTATCATCCGCCATGCGATGGTAACGGTTGCAAACTAA
- the dnaK gene encoding molecular chaperone DnaK — translation MGKIIGIDLGTTNSCVSVMEGGEPVVITNAEGGRTTPSVVAFSKTGERMVGQVAKRQAITNPDKTISSIKRKMGSDHTVTIDGKKYTPQEISAMILQKLKTDAEAYLGQTVTEAVITVPAYFTDAQRQATKDAGRIAGLDVKRIINEPTAAALAYGVDKENDQKVMVYDLGGGTFDVSIIEMGDGVQEVLATAGNNSLGGDDFDDRLIKYMAETFKKENGIDLTQDKMAMQRLKEAAEKAKIELSGVTTAQVNLPFITADATGPKHLDMSITRAKFNELTADLVAATMGPVKQALSDSGLTTGQIDKVLMVGGSSRIPAVLDAVKSFVGKEPFKGINPDECVAVGAAIQGGVLGGDVKGLLLLDVTPLSLGIETMGGVFTKIIDRNTTIPTKKSQIFSTAADNQTSVEVHVLQGEREMASGNKTLGLFKLDGILPARRGMPQIEVTFDIDANGIVHVTAKDKGTGKEQNITISSSTNMSKEDIEKAVKDAEQFAEEDKKRRDEADIRNNADQLVYQTEQALSELGDKVDAADKAEIEQKLNALKEALKGTDNELIKTGTESLSKKFAEMSEKIYKAAQAEQPAQDPTGGAQGDSQNADFVDADFKDAE, via the coding sequence ATGGGTAAGATTATTGGTATAGACCTTGGAACTACAAACTCTTGTGTATCCGTCATGGAAGGCGGCGAACCGGTCGTTATCACAAACGCCGAAGGCGGCAGAACTACGCCGTCGGTCGTCGCGTTTTCTAAAACGGGCGAGCGTATGGTCGGCCAGGTGGCAAAGCGCCAGGCAATCACCAATCCTGACAAAACGATTAGCTCTATTAAGCGCAAGATGGGCTCGGATCACACCGTAACCATCGACGGAAAGAAATATACCCCCCAGGAAATTTCGGCAATGATCCTGCAGAAACTCAAGACCGACGCCGAGGCCTATCTGGGGCAGACAGTCACCGAGGCGGTCATCACCGTTCCGGCATACTTCACTGACGCACAGCGCCAGGCGACCAAGGACGCGGGCCGCATCGCCGGTCTGGATGTCAAGCGTATCATCAACGAGCCGACCGCCGCGGCACTGGCCTACGGCGTTGATAAGGAAAACGACCAGAAGGTCATGGTTTATGACCTTGGCGGCGGTACCTTCGACGTTTCGATCATCGAGATGGGTGACGGCGTACAGGAGGTTCTGGCGACCGCAGGTAACAACAGCTTGGGTGGCGACGACTTTGACGATCGCCTGATCAAGTATATGGCTGAGACCTTCAAGAAGGAAAACGGCATTGATCTCACTCAGGATAAAATGGCGATGCAGCGTCTGAAGGAAGCGGCCGAAAAAGCGAAGATCGAGCTTTCGGGTGTGACGACTGCACAGGTTAACCTGCCATTCATCACCGCCGATGCCACCGGCCCGAAGCATTTGGATATGAGCATTACCCGGGCGAAGTTCAACGAGCTGACTGCCGACCTTGTTGCGGCTACGATGGGCCCGGTTAAGCAGGCGCTTTCCGACTCGGGGCTCACCACCGGTCAGATTGACAAGGTGCTCATGGTTGGCGGGTCGTCGAGAATCCCCGCTGTTCTTGACGCTGTAAAGAGCTTTGTCGGGAAAGAGCCGTTCAAGGGCATCAACCCTGACGAGTGTGTTGCAGTAGGTGCTGCCATCCAGGGTGGCGTGCTTGGCGGCGATGTTAAAGGTCTGCTGCTGCTCGACGTGACGCCGCTGTCTCTGGGCATTGAGACGATGGGTGGTGTGTTTACCAAGATCATCGATCGCAACACCACTATCCCAACTAAGAAGAGCCAGATATTCTCTACCGCCGCCGACAACCAGACCTCGGTCGAAGTGCATGTGTTGCAGGGTGAGCGCGAGATGGCTTCCGGCAACAAGACACTGGGTCTCTTTAAGCTCGATGGCATTCTGCCCGCCCGCCGCGGCATGCCCCAGATTGAGGTAACCTTCGATATCGACGCTAACGGCATTGTGCACGTTACGGCGAAGGATAAAGGCACCGGCAAGGAGCAGAACATCACGATTTCCTCCTCCACCAATATGTCTAAGGAGGATATTGAGAAGGCTGTTAAGGATGCCGAGCAGTTCGCTGAAGAGGATAAGAAGCGCCGTGATGAGGCTGACATTCGTAACAACGCCGACCAGCTGGTTTATCAGACTGAACAGGCGCTCTCCGAGCTGGGAGATAAGGTTGATGCTGCCGACAAGGCTGAAATTGAGCAGAAGCTCAACGCGTTGAAAGAGGCGCTCAAGGGCACCGACAACGAGCTGATCAAAACCGGCACCGAGTCGCTCTCCAAGAAGTTTGCTGAAATGTCTGAGAAGATCTACAAGGCTGCACAGGCTGAGCAGCCCGCGCAGGATCCCACGGGTGGCGCGCAGGGCGACAGCCAGAACGCTGACTTTGTTGACGCCGATTTTAAGGACGCCGAATAA
- the dnaJ gene encoding molecular chaperone DnaJ: MAEKKDFYEVLGVSKGASDDEIKKAYRKLAKQYHPDMNPGDKKAEAKFKEVGEAYEILSEPQKRARYDQFGHAGVDPSYGAGAGGFGGGFEDIDLGDLFGSFFGGFGGSTRTRNPNGPIRGRDIGLTLSLSFEEAALGCQKDISIPHLETCETCAGSGAKKGTTPDVCSTCGGSGSIRATERTMLGTMQVQKTCPHCGGKGKVIKDPCPDCSGQGRVRKQRKLTVTVPAGINHGQTFTLRGQGDAGLNGGPAGDANITVSVRPDLVFERDGYDIWCDIPITFMQAALGDEITVPTLEGKVKYNIPEGTQPQTVFRLKGRGVPFINGRGKGDQFVRVAVEVPKSLNNKQKQALRDFEGALSDRNYEKRKSFFDRIKDSMRGDNQ; the protein is encoded by the coding sequence TTGGCGGAGAAGAAGGATTTTTATGAGGTGCTAGGCGTGTCCAAAGGGGCCTCAGATGATGAAATCAAAAAAGCCTACCGCAAGCTGGCCAAGCAATACCACCCCGATATGAACCCCGGGGATAAAAAGGCCGAAGCAAAATTTAAAGAGGTCGGCGAGGCTTACGAAATACTCTCAGAGCCGCAGAAGCGCGCGCGTTATGACCAGTTTGGCCATGCGGGGGTGGACCCCAGCTACGGCGCAGGGGCTGGGGGCTTTGGCGGTGGCTTTGAGGACATAGATTTGGGAGACCTGTTCGGTAGCTTTTTTGGCGGCTTTGGCGGCTCTACCCGCACCCGCAACCCTAATGGGCCAATTCGTGGGCGGGATATTGGGCTGACGCTGTCACTATCGTTTGAAGAAGCGGCGCTGGGTTGCCAAAAAGATATTTCGATACCCCACCTTGAAACCTGTGAAACCTGCGCGGGGTCAGGCGCAAAGAAAGGTACCACCCCTGATGTTTGCTCCACTTGTGGTGGTTCGGGCAGCATACGGGCCACTGAGCGCACGATGTTGGGCACCATGCAGGTGCAAAAGACCTGCCCCCATTGTGGCGGTAAGGGTAAGGTTATCAAAGACCCTTGCCCCGATTGCAGCGGTCAGGGTCGCGTGAGAAAACAGCGAAAGCTGACAGTTACCGTACCGGCGGGCATTAACCATGGTCAGACCTTTACGCTGCGGGGCCAAGGTGATGCGGGCTTAAACGGTGGCCCGGCGGGCGATGCCAACATCACCGTCTCAGTGCGGCCAGACCTCGTGTTTGAGCGCGACGGCTACGACATTTGGTGCGATATCCCAATAACGTTTATGCAGGCGGCGCTGGGCGATGAAATTACTGTCCCGACGCTGGAGGGCAAGGTGAAGTACAATATACCCGAGGGTACACAACCCCAGACGGTGTTCCGCCTCAAAGGGCGGGGCGTCCCCTTTATCAACGGCCGCGGCAAAGGCGATCAGTTTGTACGCGTAGCGGTTGAGGTGCCAAAATCGCTTAACAATAAGCAAAAACAGGCACTGCGCGACTTTGAGGGCGCGCTATCAGATCGCAATTATGAAAAGCGAAAGAGTTTTTTTGATCGCATCAAAGACTCGATGCGTGGCGATAATCAGTAA